A region from the Tsuneonella mangrovi genome encodes:
- the purQ gene encoding phosphoribosylformylglycinamidine synthase subunit PurQ, whose protein sequence is MAFRGAVITFPGSNCDRDMAVALEKVSGEPAIRVWHGDADLPEGVDFIAIPGGFSYGDYLRCGAIASRSPIMRAVIAAAGRGVPVLGVCNGFQVLTESELLPGALMRNAQLTFTCRTVPLTVENSQSLFTAGYEAGQTINIPVAHHDGNYFADTQTLDRLEGEGRVAFRYADEVNGSQRSIAGILNQAGNVLGMMPHPERAIEPELGGSDGRALFESAIKGLVDS, encoded by the coding sequence ATGGCATTTCGCGGCGCAGTGATCACCTTTCCCGGTTCCAACTGCGATCGCGACATGGCGGTTGCGCTGGAAAAGGTCTCGGGCGAGCCTGCGATCCGGGTTTGGCACGGCGACGCGGACTTGCCCGAAGGTGTCGATTTCATCGCGATCCCGGGCGGTTTCTCCTACGGCGATTACTTGCGCTGCGGAGCGATCGCCAGTCGCAGCCCGATCATGCGTGCGGTGATCGCTGCTGCCGGCCGCGGAGTTCCGGTGCTCGGCGTGTGCAACGGCTTCCAGGTCCTTACCGAAAGCGAACTGCTACCCGGCGCGCTGATGCGCAACGCCCAGCTGACGTTCACTTGCCGCACCGTGCCGCTGACGGTCGAGAACAGCCAGTCGCTGTTCACCGCCGGATATGAAGCGGGCCAGACGATCAACATCCCCGTCGCGCACCACGACGGCAACTATTTCGCCGACACGCAGACGCTCGACCGGCTCGAAGGAGAAGGACGCGTCGCATTTCGCTACGCCGACGAAGTCAACGGGTCGCAGCGCTCGATCGCCGGCATTCTCAACCAGGCGGGCAACGTGCTGGGAATGATGCCGCATCCCGAACGGGCGATCGAGCCCGAACTGGGCGGTAGCGACGGCCGCGCACTGTTCGAAAGCGCGATCAAGGGCCTGGTGGATTCCTGA
- a CDS encoding O-antigen ligase family protein, translating to MTARSLSWRPSPLAWFTGLGLGAQLGIVFGLVMPLVSAMLFPTWVHTMPLKWEERARLLELHFVFSEIVVVAIAYRLGMDRDAMWRMLPRDIRRATVVLLAAMFTSSTFLAKYPSDALLQSIITVAHLYFAIAVFYLARLRPSDDWDDLLRWLAGGLIVFAFLTWWKFSFPPPPTSVPGGAIEWSFALPGYISVRYLGTWTGAIAAGLVVRLLYSADTNRLTAWHLLYLFAAAFTVWTGTRAAILGMCGAVGLFAVLKPGLPARRHVGIVALLTAIAVLLAWIFRFDDPVFWLFNLVDVSSVSRFVNRTVLWHATIVRWLDSPWLGWGTGSVFFEVFIGWSHTQPHNAFLQFLFSWGIVGAIPACWILGRAVVSAHRSAMKDRARWPLLAIVYALLWMSMVDGALYYPRFVIMIVAGLAMLIAADRPSELA from the coding sequence ATGACCGCTCGTTCGCTTTCCTGGCGCCCGTCGCCGTTGGCCTGGTTCACAGGCCTGGGCCTGGGCGCCCAGCTCGGCATCGTTTTCGGCCTCGTCATGCCGCTCGTGTCGGCCATGCTGTTCCCTACGTGGGTGCATACGATGCCGCTCAAATGGGAAGAGCGAGCACGCCTGCTCGAGCTGCATTTCGTGTTCAGCGAGATCGTAGTGGTGGCCATCGCCTATCGCCTCGGCATGGATCGCGACGCGATGTGGCGGATGCTGCCGCGCGATATCCGACGTGCCACCGTCGTGCTGCTTGCCGCGATGTTCACCAGCAGCACGTTCCTCGCAAAATATCCGTCCGACGCCTTGCTTCAGTCGATCATTACGGTCGCGCATCTCTATTTTGCGATCGCGGTCTTCTATCTCGCACGGTTGCGGCCCAGCGACGACTGGGACGATTTGCTACGCTGGCTCGCGGGCGGACTGATCGTGTTCGCCTTCCTCACGTGGTGGAAGTTTAGCTTCCCACCGCCTCCCACCAGCGTGCCAGGAGGCGCGATCGAGTGGAGCTTTGCACTGCCGGGCTACATAAGCGTTCGCTATCTCGGCACCTGGACCGGAGCGATTGCAGCGGGGCTCGTGGTTCGGCTGCTATATAGTGCCGACACGAACAGGTTGACCGCATGGCACCTGCTGTACCTGTTTGCCGCTGCCTTCACGGTGTGGACGGGAACCCGCGCCGCAATCCTGGGGATGTGCGGGGCAGTGGGCCTGTTCGCCGTGCTCAAGCCTGGCCTACCCGCACGCCGGCATGTCGGCATTGTCGCCTTGCTGACCGCGATTGCAGTGCTTCTTGCATGGATTTTCCGGTTCGATGATCCGGTGTTCTGGCTGTTCAACCTGGTCGATGTATCTTCAGTCAGCCGGTTCGTGAACCGGACGGTCTTGTGGCACGCGACAATCGTGCGGTGGCTCGATTCTCCGTGGCTTGGTTGGGGAACCGGTTCGGTATTCTTCGAAGTGTTCATCGGCTGGTCGCACACACAGCCGCATAATGCGTTCCTGCAGTTCCTGTTCTCGTGGGGCATCGTGGGAGCAATCCCGGCATGCTGGATCTTGGGTCGGGCGGTCGTCTCCGCACACCGGTCGGCGATGAAGGACAGAGCGCGTTGGCCGCTGCTGGCTATCGTTTACGCGCTGCTATGGATGAGCATGGTCGATGGGGCTCTCTACTATCCTCGGTTCGTCATCATGATCGTGGCTGGGCTGGCCATGCTGATCGCGGCAGACAGGCCGTCCGAACTCGCCTGA
- a CDS encoding putative bifunctional diguanylate cyclase/phosphodiesterase translates to MNEYRRTPDVSPDGLPFLTILGLRDAEDDDWGRLRGMQYAQLQKTMWLRIVVHAINAAIILSIYIGKAPATALVAFVSALVVALTINARSDKMLADAEGRRISTNEVRQKSMGALLVGLAWCVPLIVFAQYGGPADRAAAFMIVAGLLAGSALINGVVPLTTVIFGAVTGPVAIGAFAWFGDSGLALIAAGFLSMIAIGTTKVAHVYLKACIAEAGMAEKSEVVSLLLREFEENQADWLWQIDTNRIVRSASPRFVFALGKPVEEIEGKPFLQLISGEAWETGQFAPSLHELAEHLKRRESFSNLMVRVTIGREHRWWELSGTPMLDDNGTYLGIRGVGSDVTEQRESTEKIAYLARYDTLTGLPNRLMLTEALGDALRFVEQWRTRCAFLMIDLDRFKAVNDSLGHQVGDKLLAQVSARLNELVGEDKLVGRLGGDEFAIVIRDASDKAVIDVVARRVIERLSQPYHVDQHTLYVGASVGSAIGPRDGGTVEEIMRNADLALYRAKDEGGGEHFSYEPALHSNAEERRQLEFALRSALEKRELELNYQPVVDAVTEEVVSFEALVRWNSGDHGSVSPVKFIPLAEDTRLIVPIGAWVLEQACREATSWPEHVRVAVNVSPEQLFEPDFPATVVRALSASGLEAARLELEVTESIFVRDSGVAANALEQVMALGCTVALDDFGTGYSSLGYLRKLKFATIKIDKTFVQGAAQDSAESMAIIRAVVAMADSLGMTTTAEGVENATEAELIRALGCSKIQGYHFGRPMNAEETLNVFRRKRPNDRLTA, encoded by the coding sequence GTGAACGAATACCGGCGTACCCCCGATGTCAGTCCGGACGGTCTTCCGTTTCTGACGATTCTCGGCCTGCGCGATGCGGAGGACGATGACTGGGGGCGCCTGCGCGGCATGCAGTATGCCCAGCTCCAGAAGACCATGTGGTTGCGGATCGTTGTCCATGCGATCAACGCGGCCATCATCCTTTCGATCTACATCGGCAAGGCACCCGCGACTGCACTGGTAGCCTTCGTCTCGGCGCTTGTCGTGGCGCTGACGATCAATGCACGGTCGGACAAGATGTTGGCCGATGCCGAAGGGCGCAGGATTTCGACCAACGAAGTGCGGCAAAAGTCGATGGGAGCGCTGTTGGTGGGGCTCGCCTGGTGCGTGCCCCTGATTGTGTTCGCTCAGTATGGCGGCCCAGCCGATCGAGCCGCCGCTTTCATGATCGTCGCTGGATTGCTTGCCGGGTCGGCGCTCATCAATGGGGTTGTTCCGCTCACGACAGTGATCTTCGGAGCGGTGACTGGACCTGTCGCGATAGGGGCTTTCGCTTGGTTCGGGGACTCGGGCCTTGCCCTGATCGCTGCAGGCTTCCTGTCGATGATTGCCATCGGCACGACGAAAGTGGCGCACGTCTATCTCAAGGCGTGCATCGCCGAAGCCGGGATGGCGGAAAAGAGCGAGGTCGTGTCGCTTCTCCTGCGCGAATTCGAGGAAAACCAGGCCGATTGGCTGTGGCAGATCGATACCAATCGGATCGTCCGTTCGGCCAGCCCGCGATTTGTCTTCGCGCTCGGCAAGCCGGTTGAAGAAATTGAAGGCAAGCCCTTCCTGCAGCTCATTTCGGGCGAAGCATGGGAGACCGGCCAGTTCGCGCCGAGCCTGCATGAGCTGGCCGAGCACCTGAAGCGTCGCGAGAGCTTCTCAAACCTGATGGTCCGGGTCACGATCGGGCGCGAGCATCGCTGGTGGGAGCTTTCGGGGACTCCGATGCTCGACGACAATGGAACCTATCTCGGCATTCGCGGAGTTGGATCCGACGTTACCGAACAGCGCGAATCGACCGAGAAGATCGCCTATCTCGCGCGCTACGATACCCTGACCGGGCTGCCGAACCGGCTCATGCTGACCGAGGCGCTGGGCGACGCCTTGCGCTTCGTCGAACAATGGCGCACCCGCTGCGCGTTCCTGATGATCGATCTCGACCGGTTCAAGGCGGTCAACGATTCTCTCGGACACCAGGTCGGTGACAAGTTGCTGGCGCAGGTTTCCGCGCGGCTCAACGAACTGGTCGGAGAAGACAAACTGGTTGGCCGGCTGGGCGGCGATGAATTTGCCATCGTGATCCGCGATGCATCCGACAAGGCCGTGATCGACGTAGTGGCCCGCCGCGTGATCGAACGTCTTTCGCAACCCTATCACGTCGACCAGCACACGCTCTACGTCGGGGCCAGCGTCGGTTCGGCTATCGGTCCGCGCGATGGCGGCACGGTCGAAGAAATCATGCGCAATGCCGACCTCGCGCTCTACCGCGCAAAGGACGAGGGCGGCGGCGAGCACTTCAGCTACGAGCCGGCCCTCCACTCCAACGCCGAGGAGCGCCGCCAACTCGAGTTCGCGCTGCGCAGCGCGCTCGAAAAGCGGGAACTCGAGCTCAACTACCAGCCCGTCGTGGATGCAGTGACCGAAGAAGTCGTCAGTTTCGAGGCGCTGGTGCGCTGGAACAGCGGCGACCATGGCTCGGTTAGCCCGGTGAAGTTCATTCCGCTGGCCGAGGACACCCGGCTGATCGTGCCGATCGGCGCGTGGGTGCTGGAGCAAGCGTGCCGAGAAGCGACCAGCTGGCCGGAACACGTGCGGGTGGCGGTCAACGTCTCGCCCGAACAGCTGTTCGAGCCCGATTTTCCAGCCACGGTCGTGCGTGCCTTGTCAGCCAGCGGGCTCGAGGCCGCTCGGCTAGAACTCGAAGTGACCGAGAGCATATTCGTGCGCGATTCAGGAGTTGCCGCCAACGCGCTCGAGCAGGTTATGGCGCTCGGCTGCACCGTCGCGCTCGACGATTTCGGGACCGGCTATTCTTCGCTCGGTTACCTGCGCAAGCTGAAATTCGCGACGATCAAGATCGACAAGACTTTCGTCCAGGGCGCGGCACAAGATTCCGCCGAGAGCATGGCGATCATCCGTGCGGTGGTGGCGATGGCAGACAGCCTGGGAATGACCACGACCGCCGAGGGCGTCGAGAACGCAACCGAGGCGGAATTGATTCGTGCGTTGGGCTGCTCGAAGATCCAGGGCTATCACTTCGGGCGCCCGATGAATGCCGAGGAAACGTTGAACGTGTTCCGGAGGAAGCGCCCTAACGACCGGCTAACCGCCTGA
- the glmS gene encoding glutamine--fructose-6-phosphate transaminase (isomerizing), which produces MCGIIGIVGKDEVADRLVDGLRRMEYRGYDSAGVCTVHDGKLVRRRAEGKLANLVRELASSPAPGTIGIAHTRWATHGAPTAANAHPHATEYVALVHNGIIENFKQLRDELVAAGRTLESETDSEVVAHLISQQVESGASPQDAVKAVLPRLRGAFALAIAFRDDPGLLIGARLGSPLVIGYGEGEAYLGSDALALAPLTQQIAYLEEGDWAVVTRDGAQIFDAENNLVEREVTTSGASAAAVEKGNFRHYMQKEIFEQPTVVAQTLASYIRRSDNTVALPQIDFDLSAVNRVTIVACGTSYYAGMVAKYWFETFARVPVDIDVASEFRYRDPVLEEGGLALFISQSGETADTLAALRHCKAAGQTIGVVVNVPTSSMAREADLLLPTHAGPEIGVASTKAFTCQLAVLAALAAHLAVKKGRMDSAEEQAVVRHLLEAPAALNAALDHDDDIASMAHLIAPARDVLYLGRGPDYPLALEGALKLKEISYIHAEGYASGEMKHGPIALIDEAVPVIVLAPSGPLFEKTVSNMQEVRARGGKVVLISDEEGLAEAGEGCLATIAMPKVHSLIAPLVYAIPVQLLAYHVAVAKGTDVDQPRNLAKSVTVE; this is translated from the coding sequence ATGTGCGGCATCATCGGCATCGTCGGCAAGGATGAAGTGGCGGACCGACTGGTCGACGGCCTGAGGCGGATGGAATACCGCGGTTACGATAGCGCGGGCGTTTGTACGGTGCACGACGGGAAGCTCGTCCGTCGTCGGGCCGAAGGCAAGCTGGCCAACCTCGTGCGCGAGCTCGCGTCGAGCCCCGCTCCTGGCACGATCGGCATCGCTCACACCCGCTGGGCCACCCACGGCGCGCCGACTGCGGCCAACGCCCACCCACACGCCACCGAGTACGTTGCGTTGGTCCACAACGGAATCATCGAGAACTTCAAGCAGCTGCGCGATGAGCTGGTCGCCGCAGGTCGTACGCTGGAAAGCGAAACCGATAGCGAAGTCGTCGCACACCTGATCAGCCAGCAAGTCGAAAGCGGTGCTTCGCCGCAAGACGCGGTCAAGGCGGTCCTGCCACGACTGCGTGGCGCATTCGCTCTGGCGATTGCGTTTCGCGACGATCCCGGGCTGCTGATCGGCGCCCGACTCGGATCCCCGCTGGTGATCGGCTACGGAGAGGGCGAGGCCTACCTCGGCTCCGATGCGCTCGCACTCGCGCCACTGACCCAGCAGATCGCCTACCTTGAAGAAGGCGACTGGGCGGTAGTGACGCGCGACGGGGCGCAGATATTCGATGCCGAAAACAACCTGGTCGAACGCGAAGTGACAACTTCGGGCGCATCGGCAGCGGCGGTCGAGAAAGGCAACTTCCGCCACTACATGCAAAAAGAGATCTTCGAGCAGCCCACAGTCGTTGCGCAGACCTTGGCGAGCTACATCCGCCGTTCGGACAACACGGTCGCACTGCCGCAGATCGATTTCGACCTGTCGGCGGTCAATCGGGTAACGATTGTCGCCTGCGGTACTTCTTATTATGCTGGAATGGTCGCGAAGTACTGGTTCGAGACCTTTGCGCGGGTTCCGGTCGATATCGATGTCGCGAGCGAGTTTCGCTACCGCGACCCGGTGCTCGAGGAAGGCGGCCTCGCGCTGTTCATTTCCCAGAGCGGAGAGACCGCGGACACGCTGGCTGCGCTGCGGCACTGTAAGGCAGCAGGCCAGACGATCGGTGTGGTGGTCAACGTCCCCACCAGCTCGATGGCGCGCGAGGCGGACTTGTTGCTGCCGACCCACGCCGGGCCGGAGATCGGTGTTGCCAGTACCAAGGCGTTCACCTGTCAGCTCGCAGTTCTTGCGGCACTGGCGGCGCATCTAGCGGTGAAGAAGGGGCGGATGGACAGCGCAGAAGAACAAGCGGTTGTTCGCCACTTGCTCGAAGCGCCCGCCGCTCTCAACGCCGCGCTCGACCATGACGACGATATCGCAAGCATGGCGCACCTCATCGCGCCGGCGCGCGATGTGCTCTATCTCGGGCGCGGACCGGATTATCCACTGGCGCTCGAAGGCGCACTGAAACTCAAGGAAATCAGCTATATCCATGCCGAAGGCTATGCCAGCGGCGAAATGAAGCATGGCCCGATCGCGCTGATCGACGAAGCGGTGCCAGTGATCGTGCTCGCACCCTCGGGTCCGCTGTTCGAAAAGACCGTGTCGAACATGCAGGAAGTGCGTGCGCGTGGCGGCAAGGTCGTGCTGATTTCGGATGAGGAAGGGCTGGCCGAAGCGGGCGAGGGATGCCTGGCGACGATCGCCATGCCCAAGGTGCACTCGCTGATCGCGCCGCTGGTCTACGCGATCCCGGTTCAGTTGCTGGCCTATCATGTCGCCGTCGCGAAGGGCACCGATGTCGACCAGCCGCGCAACCTGGCGAAGTCGGTGACGGTCGAATAA
- a CDS encoding ribbon-helix-helix protein, CopG family yields MARILADLPDDDIRWLDQLAQEQGKSRAAVLREAVAAYRGSTGGEGIERFFGIWRDRSDGQTS; encoded by the coding sequence ATGGCCCGAATCCTCGCAGACCTTCCCGATGACGATATCCGCTGGCTCGACCAGTTGGCGCAGGAGCAGGGAAAGTCACGCGCAGCGGTCTTGCGTGAAGCGGTTGCTGCCTATCGCGGGAGTACGGGGGGCGAAGGGATCGAGCGTTTCTTCGGGATTTGGCGAGATCGCAGTGACGGTCAGACGTCATGA
- a CDS encoding type II toxin-antitoxin system VapC family toxin, with amino-acid sequence MTEAVFDTDILTDALRNVRPAQSELMRYSQRYISRLSWIEVMIQSMPDDSARTESYLDHFRIIEVSEDVARQAATLRSQRRSLKALDAIVLASAQTTGRVLVTRNTADFPAEMPGVRVPYTVKDL; translated from the coding sequence ATGACCGAGGCGGTGTTCGATACCGATATCCTGACTGACGCATTGCGCAACGTGCGGCCCGCGCAATCCGAACTGATGCGCTATTCGCAGCGCTATATCAGCCGGTTGAGCTGGATCGAGGTCATGATCCAGTCGATGCCCGACGATAGCGCTCGCACCGAAAGCTATCTCGATCATTTCCGGATAATCGAAGTCAGCGAAGATGTTGCCAGGCAAGCTGCGACCTTGCGTTCGCAGCGCCGCTCGCTCAAGGCGCTCGACGCTATTGTCCTGGCATCGGCCCAGACCACAGGCCGTGTGCTGGTCACCCGCAACACCGCAGATTTCCCGGCCGAAATGCCGGGGGTCCGCGTTCCCTATACTGTGAAGGACCTGTAA
- a CDS encoding M16 family metallopeptidase: MRFVAVAVAALALAITPSLQAETPPTLATLPDNGPAENHQWTYRQSDIPVDPAWTFGTLPNGMRYALRHNQTPAGTALVRLRIGSGSLEETPDERGLAHFLEHMAFNGSTHVPEGEMVKLLERKGLAFGADTNASTGFEATTYKLDLPNVAPDMIDTALMLMRETASNLTLAQDAIDRERGVILSEKRDRTNYSLRDVEDQWAFLTPDARYTRRLPIGTTETIDAANSQRLRAFYSRNYVPSNAVLIVVGDIDVAKVEAKIRAEFASWTAAPPPPPPVTGPIDPARKGLTDVFLDPALSEKVTATRMEAWHDRPDSVAERRQNLLRQIGYAIVNRRLSQLARSDDPPFRSAGFGTGDIFESGRMTNLVINTVDGGWQKGLEAAARVYRQAMSYGFSDAEVAEQVARQRAAQVNAAGSADTRSNAALVSAADSLIEDGLVPSTPQSSLERFNAFAPQITPAAVLAALKADAAPLDDPMIRFEGRVAPNGGAGALRATWTAAMAAPLAPPVTKALKDFGYSDFGTPGKVVSDVTTPKLGIREIRFANGVRLDLKRTTLAKDRISFHLAIAGGDLLNTKQDPLATAMVSSLPMGGLGKHSQDEIESILAGRTVRFSIGNRGDAFVMSGGTIPKDLPRQLDLLAAAITDPGYRIEGQVRFHRSIDDYFKRKDATPGSALGTSIGGILSGGDPRFTLQPQSAYEALTFAKLKDAISGNLQHGAIELALVGDFDPDRAIALVAKTLGALPSRAADFDDAPALRHRPFTDQRTRHVIYHTGEADQALIAMVWPTVDDRNAAEDARLEMLERVVQIELQEELRERLGKTYSPGASSDPSDLWIDYGTFSIYASVDVKDVAVSEAAIRAVIERLAREPVSADTLDRARQPLLESYANALKSNGGWMRLVARAQTRPDRIARFAEMPGLIGQVTASDVEAAAARFLRPDQAVEILALPKPGDTEPPANN, from the coding sequence ATGCGCTTTGTTGCTGTTGCGGTCGCCGCCCTCGCCCTTGCCATCACGCCTTCGCTGCAGGCGGAAACGCCCCCGACACTGGCCACGCTGCCCGACAACGGACCGGCGGAAAACCACCAGTGGACCTACCGGCAGAGCGATATCCCGGTCGATCCGGCGTGGACTTTCGGCACGCTGCCCAACGGAATGCGCTACGCGCTGCGGCACAACCAAACCCCTGCGGGCACAGCACTTGTAAGGCTGCGGATCGGCTCGGGCTCACTGGAAGAAACCCCCGACGAACGCGGGCTCGCGCACTTCCTCGAGCATATGGCCTTCAACGGATCGACCCACGTTCCCGAAGGCGAGATGGTCAAGCTGCTTGAGCGCAAGGGGCTGGCGTTCGGTGCCGACACCAACGCCTCCACCGGGTTCGAAGCAACCACCTACAAGCTCGACCTGCCCAACGTCGCGCCCGACATGATCGATACCGCGCTGATGCTGATGCGAGAGACCGCCAGCAACCTGACGCTGGCCCAGGATGCGATCGATCGCGAACGCGGCGTGATCCTGTCGGAAAAGCGCGACCGGACAAATTACTCGCTGCGTGACGTAGAGGACCAGTGGGCATTCCTCACGCCCGACGCGCGCTATACCCGGCGCTTGCCGATCGGCACGACCGAAACGATCGATGCCGCCAATTCGCAGCGGCTGCGGGCATTCTATTCGCGCAACTACGTGCCTTCGAACGCCGTGCTGATCGTCGTCGGCGATATCGACGTGGCCAAGGTCGAGGCGAAAATCCGCGCCGAATTCGCGAGCTGGACGGCTGCCCCGCCTCCTCCGCCACCGGTCACCGGGCCGATCGATCCGGCGCGAAAGGGGCTGACCGACGTGTTTCTCGATCCGGCACTGTCGGAGAAGGTCACCGCCACCCGGATGGAAGCTTGGCATGACCGCCCGGATTCGGTGGCCGAGCGGCGGCAGAACCTTCTGCGCCAGATCGGCTATGCGATCGTCAACCGGCGGCTGAGCCAGCTCGCACGGAGTGACGATCCGCCATTCCGGAGTGCCGGGTTCGGCACCGGCGACATCTTCGAATCCGGGCGGATGACCAACCTGGTTATCAACACGGTCGACGGCGGCTGGCAGAAGGGCCTCGAAGCGGCGGCGCGGGTCTATCGCCAGGCTATGAGCTATGGCTTCAGCGATGCCGAAGTGGCCGAGCAGGTCGCCCGCCAGCGCGCAGCACAGGTCAACGCCGCCGGCTCTGCCGATACCCGCAGCAATGCGGCACTAGTGTCCGCGGCCGATAGCCTGATCGAGGATGGACTTGTCCCCTCGACCCCGCAAAGTTCGCTTGAACGGTTCAATGCCTTCGCGCCGCAAATCACTCCGGCTGCGGTGCTCGCTGCCCTCAAGGCCGACGCCGCGCCGCTCGACGATCCGATGATCCGCTTCGAAGGGCGCGTCGCTCCCAACGGAGGTGCCGGTGCGCTGCGCGCGACGTGGACCGCCGCAATGGCCGCCCCGCTCGCCCCGCCCGTAACCAAGGCGCTCAAGGACTTCGGCTATTCGGATTTCGGCACCCCCGGCAAGGTCGTTTCGGACGTGACGACGCCCAAGCTGGGGATCCGTGAAATCCGCTTTGCCAACGGGGTCCGGCTCGATCTCAAGCGGACGACCCTCGCGAAGGACCGTATTTCGTTTCACTTGGCGATCGCAGGCGGCGACCTGCTCAACACCAAGCAGGACCCGCTGGCGACAGCGATGGTTTCGAGCCTGCCAATGGGCGGGCTCGGCAAGCATTCGCAGGACGAGATCGAATCGATTCTTGCCGGGCGCACGGTGCGATTCTCGATCGGAAATCGCGGAGATGCGTTTGTGATGAGCGGCGGAACGATCCCCAAGGATCTCCCGCGGCAACTCGACCTGCTTGCCGCCGCGATCACCGATCCGGGCTACCGGATCGAAGGACAAGTGCGCTTCCACCGCTCGATCGACGACTACTTCAAGCGCAAGGACGCAACGCCGGGCAGCGCGCTCGGGACATCGATCGGTGGCATCCTGTCCGGCGGGGACCCGCGCTTCACGCTCCAGCCGCAGAGCGCCTACGAAGCGCTGACCTTCGCCAAACTCAAGGATGCGATTTCCGGCAACCTCCAGCATGGCGCGATCGAGCTGGCATTGGTCGGCGATTTCGATCCCGACCGGGCCATCGCCCTTGTGGCAAAAACGCTCGGCGCGCTGCCGTCTCGCGCAGCGGACTTCGACGACGCTCCTGCGCTGCGCCACAGGCCGTTCACCGACCAACGCACCCGCCACGTGATCTATCACACCGGTGAGGCGGACCAGGCGCTGATCGCGATGGTCTGGCCAACGGTCGACGACCGCAACGCCGCAGAAGATGCGCGGCTCGAGATGCTCGAACGGGTGGTGCAGATCGAGTTGCAGGAGGAACTGCGCGAGCGGCTCGGAAAGACCTATAGCCCCGGCGCCAGCAGCGATCCCTCGGACCTTTGGATCGATTACGGGACATTCTCGATCTACGCGTCGGTCGACGTGAAGGATGTCGCCGTGTCGGAAGCCGCTATCCGCGCGGTGATCGAACGGCTGGCGAGGGAGCCAGTGTCGGCAGATACGCTCGACCGCGCGCGCCAGCCGTTGCTCGAAAGCTATGCCAACGCGCTCAAGAGCAACGGCGGGTGGATGCGGCTGGTCGCGCGGGCGCAGACCCGTCCAGACCGGATTGCACGCTTCGCGGAGATGCCCGGGCTGATCGGGCAAGTGACCGCGTCCGACGTCGAAGCAGCTGCGGCACGGTTCCTCCGCCCCGATCAGGCGGTCGAAATCCTCGCTCTGCCCAAGCCCGGCGATACCGAGCCGCCTGCGAACAACTGA
- the purS gene encoding phosphoribosylformylglycinamidine synthase subunit PurS, with product MKVRVYVSLKPGVLDPQGRAVHHALEGLGFAGVDDVRVGRFIEMDVADDTTDEALDDMCRKLLANMVIENYRIEKLETA from the coding sequence ATGAAAGTCCGCGTCTATGTTTCGCTCAAGCCCGGGGTGCTCGACCCGCAGGGCCGCGCCGTCCACCATGCGCTCGAAGGGCTCGGCTTCGCCGGAGTCGACGATGTGCGGGTCGGCCGCTTCATCGAAATGGACGTGGCTGACGACACCACCGACGAGGCGCTCGACGACATGTGTCGCAAGCTGCTCGCCAACATGGTGATCGAAAATTACCGCATCGAGAAGCTGGAGACGGCGTGA